The proteins below are encoded in one region of Tachypleus tridentatus isolate NWPU-2018 chromosome 4, ASM421037v1, whole genome shotgun sequence:
- the LOC143248689 gene encoding uncharacterized protein LOC143248689 encodes MSKSNVMMFLTNPNIGRRTGLDIKAGKNIRRDEDGMEVFDDYWTDPESENEEAKVGSDSEEKFDISSEKTDIAEYVTDSEDDAYKRISEPYNDTTFIKSLSSTKSPIRQKSFQFETINLLKPSHDEQLSSELSVIETLRKTASDKRKNLKLNMTPVVLHLSNNEQKRYPRSQVTKDSSFCREQASCGVDSTFTLHKSTKQKTLQFKTTPDVINASGKEIESTLRTQSSHVTRRQKSTPGNKWSKLSSVNVKRSHIDNSSSEDGTSKSSSYEDTSFVRVQKELATLPRCEDADNKDERSDIEEQKNAVSNQHRTSVRLTTVKTTREKNKLCSQTGDKNGSITRLSLYPCEPDNTKSTLTRKRLKFDELSSDDEAEDTFIVGIK; translated from the exons ACGTACAGGTTTAGACATCAAAGCTGGCAAAAATATTCGTCGAGATGAGGATGGAATGGAAGTGTTTGATGATTACTGGACTGATCCTG AATCAGAAAATGAAGAAGCCAAAGTAGGAAGTGATTCTGAAGAAAAATTTGACATCAGTAGTGAAAAAACGGATATTGCAGAG TATGTGACAGATTCAGAAGATGACGCATATAAGAGAATCTCAGAGCCATATAATGACACTACTTTCATAAAGTCATTATCATCCACTAAATCACCAATTAGGCAAAAATCATTCCAGTTTGAAACAATCAATTTGTTAAAGCCATCGCATGATGAACAACTAAGTTCAGAGTTATCGGTTATTGAAACTCTAAGAAAAACAGCTTCAGACAAAAGAAAGAACTTAAAGCTTAATATGACTCCTGTTGTGCTTCACCTGtcaaataatgaacaaaaaaggTATCCTAGAAGTCAAGTTACGAAGGACAGCAGCTTTTGTAGAGAACAAGCTTCGTGTGGAGTTGATAGCACTTTCACTTTACATAAATCAACAAAACAGAAGACTTTGCAGTTTAAAACAACTCCTGATGTTATAAATGCATCTGGTAAAGAAATAGAGTCGACATTGCGTACCCAGTCTTCACATGTCACCAGAAGACAAAAAAGCACGCCGGGAAATAAATGGTCAAAGCTTAGTAGTGTGAATGTCAAAAGAAGTCACATAGATAATAGTTCTTCAGAAGATGGAACATCAAAATCGTCATCTTATGAAGATACTAGTTTTGTCCGTGTTCAGAAAGAATTGGCTACCTTGCCAAGATGTGAAGATGCTGACAATAAAGATGAAAGAAGTGACATTGAGGAACAAAAGAATGCAGTTTCAAACCAACATAGAACATCAGTGAGATTAACTACAGTTAAAACTACCA gggagaaaaacaaattatgttcCCAAACTGGTGATAAGAATGGATCGATTACAAGATTGTCTCTTTATCCTTGTGAACCTGATAATACAAAGAGTACCTTGACtaggaaaag ATTGAAGTTTGACGAATTAAGTAGTGATGATGAAGCTGAAGATACGTTCATCGTGGGGATAAAGTAA